In Methanonatronarchaeum sp. AMET-Sl, one genomic interval encodes:
- a CDS encoding HEAT repeat domain-containing protein, with product MVRKSLYSLERDEDVEGLKEHIEKSNDVNVKRRAAELLGSIGGEESIKVLIDTIFSDSQPKKVKRAAANALAWMDDTDAVWMLIERMKGFDGDEKTGQWGDLLKIFMKSLKSDNEYVRMDAALALGRIEDERAVKPLIKVLKDTDKDVRKNAAISLGSIGSKKAINPLSKLLDDKHPEVRRETVNSLGLIGGEKVKPLLIKAAKDKDESVREQTILSLSDYIGKDVMDTIVGGLSDEKDVVREAAAFSLMDFLSKIPEKRSHEIRKEISQRLERFDSELDYKKILMAAEDGKRLSIRRNAIWLLGQIGDKEVVNKLITFLKEEDPQIRRMSTLSLINIGNESVNPLLDKLDSNDKKVKKMAVYALGEIGDRRAIDRVKKLMEDESEEVRIFASKAYSKLGGE from the coding sequence ATGGTCAGGAAAAGCCTTTACAGTCTTGAGCGTGATGAAGATGTCGAGGGATTGAAAGAACACATTGAAAAAAGCAATGATGTTAATGTAAAAAGAAGAGCCGCTGAGTTGCTTGGTTCGATTGGTGGGGAAGAGAGTATTAAGGTCTTAATCGACACTATCTTCAGCGATTCTCAACCTAAAAAAGTTAAGAGAGCTGCTGCAAATGCATTAGCTTGGATGGATGACACAGATGCAGTCTGGATGCTTATTGAGCGAATGAAAGGTTTTGATGGAGACGAAAAAACCGGTCAATGGGGAGATCTACTAAAAATATTCATGAAATCACTGAAAAGCGATAACGAGTATGTAAGAATGGATGCCGCACTGGCATTAGGCCGAATAGAAGATGAAAGAGCAGTAAAACCATTAATAAAAGTACTAAAAGATACCGATAAGGATGTAAGAAAAAACGCAGCTATTTCTTTAGGCTCCATTGGATCTAAAAAAGCCATAAATCCATTATCAAAACTATTAGACGATAAACACCCTGAAGTAAGAAGAGAAACCGTTAATTCATTAGGGTTAATCGGTGGGGAAAAGGTTAAACCCTTATTAATAAAAGCGGCAAAAGACAAGGATGAATCAGTTAGAGAACAAACAATCCTCTCCCTAAGTGATTATATAGGAAAAGACGTAATGGATACAATTGTAGGTGGCCTAAGCGATGAAAAAGACGTAGTGAGAGAAGCAGCCGCCTTCTCACTAATGGATTTCCTATCCAAAATACCTGAAAAAAGAAGCCACGAAATACGGAAAGAAATATCTCAACGCCTCGAAAGATTCGACTCGGAACTTGACTACAAAAAAATATTAATGGCAGCAGAAGACGGAAAACGTCTATCAATAAGACGCAACGCAATATGGTTATTAGGCCAAATCGGCGATAAAGAAGTTGTAAACAAACTTATAACATTCCTTAAAGAAGAAGACCCACAGATAAGAAGAATGTCAACATTAAGCCTAATTAATATAGGTAATGAATCCGTAAACCCTTTATTAGACAAATTAGACAGTAACGATAAAAAAGTTAAAAAAATGGCCGTATATGCTTTAGGAGAAATAGGAGACCGTAGAGCAATTGATAGAGTTAAAAAATTAATGGAAGACGAATCTGAAGAGGTCCGTATATTCGCTTCTAAAGCCTATAGCAAACTCGGAGGAGAATAA
- a CDS encoding phosphatase PAP2 family protein — translation MAIKYKAYITALILVFLLNTIQNRLLSDLGQYIGFDLTPVIYGLEGGLVSVFQFIMTPFLTGYMFFTYVFIYIFLIVFSIAFYIYCDSLREVKATVLAYLINYMVALPFFLFLPVYESWMVLEGVAPLLFSVNLPANDFIIWVNGVNNCMPSLHTSISITVAVIATQAYYRNKVYGSWMVVSWIFAISILISTMYLGVHWILDIVAGTLLGITAGLIGYRVNYELDFLNRWIQTSINWIKKHK, via the coding sequence ATGGCCATTAAATATAAAGCTTACATCACAGCACTTATATTGGTTTTTTTGTTAAACACTATCCAAAACCGTTTGTTATCTGATTTAGGGCAATATATCGGTTTTGACTTAACTCCAGTCATATATGGCTTGGAGGGAGGATTGGTTTCCGTATTTCAATTTATTATGACTCCATTTCTAACAGGATATATGTTTTTCACATACGTATTTATCTATATATTCCTTATAGTGTTCTCTATAGCATTCTATATATATTGTGACAGCCTTAGAGAGGTGAAAGCCACAGTTTTAGCATATTTAATTAATTATATGGTTGCTTTACCATTCTTTTTGTTCCTACCAGTATATGAGTCTTGGATGGTTTTAGAAGGAGTTGCTCCATTACTTTTTTCTGTTAATTTGCCTGCTAATGATTTTATTATCTGGGTAAATGGTGTGAATAATTGTATGCCCAGTTTACACACCTCAATATCAATAACAGTAGCAGTAATAGCAACACAAGCCTACTATAGAAACAAAGTCTATGGCTCCTGGATGGTGGTTTCATGGATCTTCGCCATATCGATTTTAATATCAACCATGTACCTAGGAGTGCACTGGATACTTGACATCGTCGCCGGAACATTATTAGGAATCACTGCTGGTTTAATCGGATACAGAGTAAACTACGAACTTGATTTCCTAAACAGATGGATACAGACCTCAATAAACTGGATAAAAAAACATAAATAA
- a CDS encoding replication factor C small subunit gives MKQEIWVEKYRPDGLEDIVGQDRVIDRLQSYVKTGNLPHLLFAGPPGVGKTASAVAIARQLFGDTWNRNFTELNASDERGIDVVRSKIKSFAKSSSIGGADFKIIFLDEADSLTSDAQSALRRTMESFSDNCRFILSANYSSRIIEPIQSRTTVFRFSRVPGKAVKNRLKHIASEEDIQITNDALDALEHISNGDMRRAINALQSAASLSDKITENDIYQITSMARPEEVKELFLSAINKDFIDTRSRLEELMVERGLSGEDIIKQMHKSVFDLDIPDEKKVELIDLMGEAEYRMIEGADGRIQIEGVLARLTLQK, from the coding sequence ATGAAACAAGAAATTTGGGTTGAAAAATACAGGCCTGACGGCCTTGAAGACATAGTTGGTCAGGACAGGGTTATCGATCGACTTCAGTCTTATGTTAAAACAGGGAATCTTCCGCATCTTCTTTTTGCGGGGCCACCTGGTGTCGGTAAAACTGCTTCGGCTGTAGCTATAGCTAGACAGTTGTTTGGCGATACATGGAATCGGAACTTCACTGAATTGAATGCAAGTGATGAGAGAGGTATCGATGTAGTTAGAAGTAAAATTAAAAGTTTCGCTAAATCTTCATCGATAGGTGGAGCCGACTTCAAAATAATTTTTTTAGATGAAGCTGATTCTTTGACCTCTGATGCTCAATCCGCTTTGAGGCGTACAATGGAGAGTTTCAGTGACAACTGTCGTTTTATTCTAAGTGCAAACTATTCCTCTAGAATTATTGAACCTATTCAGTCACGTACAACTGTTTTTAGGTTTTCAAGGGTGCCTGGAAAAGCAGTTAAAAACCGTTTAAAACACATAGCTAGTGAAGAGGATATTCAAATAACAAATGATGCTTTAGATGCACTTGAACATATATCAAATGGTGATATGCGTAGGGCGATAAACGCTCTTCAATCTGCAGCCTCTCTAAGTGATAAAATAACTGAAAACGATATATACCAAATAACATCTATGGCTAGGCCTGAAGAAGTGAAAGAATTGTTTTTAAGTGCTATTAACAAAGACTTCATCGATACAAGATCACGGCTTGAAGAACTTATGGTTGAAAGAGGGCTTTCAGGCGAAGACATAATAAAACAAATGCATAAATCCGTATTCGATTTAGACATACCCGATGAAAAAAAAGTCGAATTAATCGATTTAATGGGAGAAGCTGAATACAGAATGATAGAGGGCGCAGATGGAAGAATACAAATCGAAGGTGTCTTAGCAAGACTCACCCTCCAAAAATAA
- a CDS encoding flippase-like domain-containing protein codes for MNRPAKLLLISLSISIITILGIIMFTVPEGLVEGLKQIDLFYLALAATLHITGWMFWTGRVNILAKASKMPLSYFTTLKIVLSSSFAAAITPSYAGGEPVRLYLLSREEKSSGGIATAIVISERAMDIFFLIIFGTISIFVLGERFTDYISMQIAYLFIALIFLTTIIGVLTSLFKPIIIKKTIGFLSRPLEKIRPGTINQINREIDSYNEVLWKYIKNKNKKLLIASILTFGLWGVEFSIPYVILTGLGQEVDFLTAWAGYALVMLIVMIPTTPGGSGVAEIGASIVYSAIAGTALIGIFVLIWRAVTYYLDLIIGGITTSIVLKDIKEIQDKIKKPLEKTN; via the coding sequence ATGAATAGGCCAGCTAAACTCCTGTTAATATCTCTTTCAATAAGCATAATTACGATTCTAGGAATAATAATGTTTACAGTTCCAGAGGGATTGGTTGAAGGTTTAAAGCAAATAGACCTATTCTATCTGGCCCTTGCAGCAACCCTTCACATAACTGGCTGGATGTTCTGGACCGGTAGAGTAAATATATTGGCAAAAGCATCAAAAATGCCTTTAAGTTATTTTACCACACTTAAAATAGTATTATCAAGCTCTTTTGCTGCCGCTATTACACCTTCTTATGCAGGTGGGGAGCCAGTACGCTTATACCTATTGAGCAGAGAAGAAAAAAGCTCTGGAGGTATAGCAACTGCAATAGTAATAAGCGAAAGAGCAATGGATATATTTTTTCTAATAATATTCGGAACTATAAGTATTTTTGTATTAGGAGAGAGATTCACAGATTACATTTCAATGCAAATAGCTTATCTCTTTATTGCATTAATATTTTTAACAACAATAATAGGAGTATTAACCAGCCTATTCAAACCAATAATAATTAAAAAAACAATAGGTTTTTTATCTAGACCGTTAGAAAAGATTAGGCCCGGCACAATAAACCAGATAAATCGAGAGATAGATTCATATAACGAAGTACTCTGGAAATACATAAAAAACAAGAATAAAAAACTATTAATCGCGTCTATTCTCACATTCGGGTTATGGGGAGTAGAATTCAGCATACCCTACGTAATACTAACTGGCTTGGGCCAAGAAGTTGATTTCTTAACCGCTTGGGCAGGATATGCATTAGTAATGCTAATAGTAATGATACCAACTACACCTGGAGGTAGTGGTGTAGCAGAAATAGGTGCATCAATCGTTTATTCAGCTATCGCAGGAACAGCCCTAATCGGTATATTTGTATTAATATGGAGAGCCGTAACCTACTACCTTGATTTAATAATTGGAGGAATAACCACCTCAATCGTTCTAAAAGACATCAAAGAAATCCAAGACAAGATAAAAAAACCACTAGAAAAAACGAACTAA
- a CDS encoding DNA glycosylase — MKTRTIKPKKPFNLKYTLYSGQPPNFIFNKKDNSHYGYIKHNSKYKPIRLKQKQTELEIKTKIPKTKVKKFLGINHDLNHIYSQINTDKKIQKQIDNFNGLRITKSDPQFSIISFIVSANNCIRNITSFITNLTEQYGEKTEIDGYQINLPPEDKVLFKLSEEDFKKLKAGYRSKYLEKTLEMIKNKQVDLNSLHHKKHTEVKEKLMDLMGVGTKISDCISLFSYSNYEAFPIDVNIRRSMKKNYNLKQHSDKEIQIFAKNKWGEYAGYAQQYIYLDALTTP, encoded by the coding sequence ATGAAAACAAGAACCATAAAACCTAAAAAACCATTCAACTTAAAATATACATTATACAGTGGTCAACCTCCAAACTTCATTTTCAACAAAAAAGACAACAGCCATTACGGCTACATAAAACACAATTCTAAATACAAACCAATCCGGTTAAAACAAAAACAAACAGAACTCGAAATAAAAACCAAAATACCTAAAACTAAAGTAAAGAAATTTCTAGGCATCAACCATGACTTAAACCATATCTACAGCCAGATAAATACAGACAAAAAAATACAAAAACAAATAGATAACTTCAACGGCCTTCGAATAACAAAATCAGACCCCCAATTCAGCATTATCTCTTTCATTGTCTCTGCAAACAACTGTATAAGAAATATAACCAGCTTTATCACAAACCTAACAGAACAATATGGAGAAAAAACCGAGATAGATGGATATCAAATAAACCTACCTCCAGAAGACAAAGTCCTATTTAAACTCAGTGAAGAAGACTTCAAGAAACTCAAAGCTGGATATCGAAGTAAATACCTAGAAAAAACACTAGAGATGATCAAAAACAAACAGGTCGACCTCAACAGCCTACACCATAAAAAACACACAGAAGTTAAAGAAAAACTAATGGATCTAATGGGTGTTGGAACAAAGATATCAGACTGCATATCACTATTCAGTTACTCAAATTACGAAGCATTCCCCATAGATGTAAACATCCGTAGATCAATGAAAAAAAACTACAACCTCAAACAACATTCAGATAAAGAAATACAGATATTTGCCAAAAATAAATGGGGTGAATACGCTGGCTATGCCCAACAATACATATATCTAGATGCATTAACCACCCCCTGA
- a CDS encoding cytochrome c maturation protein CcmE codes for MKIDKKYLIGALVIITALIIGLWGAPISLDGYTDISEITQNPDEYINQSVKADGVLKNNSIETVDGERNFIIKDSETDDQLKVKGYTGSLNLDSLQGERIIINGKLITDNTIEPKEILTPCRDTYTSTKIMI; via the coding sequence TTGAAGATTGATAAAAAATACCTGATTGGGGCCTTAGTCATCATAACTGCCTTGATAATAGGTTTATGGGGAGCACCCATATCACTGGACGGATATACAGATATATCTGAAATAACACAAAACCCAGATGAATATATAAACCAATCCGTAAAAGCAGATGGAGTTCTTAAAAACAACTCAATAGAAACAGTTGACGGTGAAAGAAACTTCATAATAAAAGACAGTGAAACCGATGACCAACTAAAAGTAAAAGGATACACAGGCTCCTTAAACCTAGATAGCTTACAAGGAGAAAGAATAATAATAAATGGAAAATTAATCACCGACAACACAATAGAACCAAAAGAAATACTAACACCATGTCGCGACACCTACACATCAACTAAAATAATGATTTAA
- a CDS encoding MFS transporter, producing MSLNDKINFFKQLEPKYIVLFACWSVWFVNFLVRMSVPVLLPSIQIEFDISYLELGLMMSGLTFGYAVSQIPSGIIADRTKKKYVIVPGMILFSIAMVGSALSNTSTILILMLLTAGVGLGTYYPAATSLIAAWFDRGERGRAFGIHETASSVGSVVGPLLGGYLVYAFGWREGFTVLLIPGLLAIPIIWYLGKEPDIELAGLKKEKIILNPILLPTAVYTLMIMGWMAFTTFLPSYLTNIGYSDFAAGVMFAIMPLVSVISMPVAGHYSDKFGRGKVVFTLLVISSPLAFFVTYLEHWIPIIIILILIGVTLFAAYPVIIALISDKIPASNRAGTFGFVNAIGMVFASTTPTAVGYLIDILNYQIAFLTISLMVLAAALTMLKINKKQRNT from the coding sequence ATGTCTTTAAACGATAAAATAAATTTCTTCAAGCAATTGGAACCTAAATACATAGTTTTGTTTGCCTGTTGGTCAGTTTGGTTTGTAAACTTTCTTGTAAGGATGTCTGTTCCAGTTTTATTACCCTCCATCCAGATAGAGTTCGATATCTCCTATTTAGAGCTAGGTTTGATGATGTCCGGACTTACATTCGGATATGCAGTATCTCAAATACCAAGCGGGATCATAGCAGATAGGACCAAAAAGAAATACGTAATAGTTCCGGGAATGATTCTTTTCTCTATAGCAATGGTTGGAAGTGCGTTATCGAATACATCAACCATATTAATATTAATGTTATTAACCGCAGGCGTGGGCCTAGGGACATATTATCCAGCAGCAACATCCTTAATTGCTGCATGGTTCGATAGGGGGGAACGTGGAAGAGCTTTCGGAATCCATGAAACAGCTTCAAGCGTTGGCTCGGTTGTTGGTCCATTACTCGGAGGATACCTTGTATATGCCTTCGGTTGGAGAGAGGGATTTACAGTTTTATTGATACCAGGGTTGTTAGCTATACCAATAATATGGTATCTAGGGAAAGAACCAGATATTGAACTTGCAGGCCTAAAAAAAGAAAAAATAATATTAAACCCAATATTACTTCCAACAGCGGTCTATACATTGATGATTATGGGTTGGATGGCTTTTACAACATTCCTACCGTCATACTTAACTAACATAGGGTACAGCGATTTCGCGGCTGGAGTTATGTTTGCAATAATGCCTTTGGTCTCTGTTATATCTATGCCTGTAGCGGGTCATTACAGCGATAAATTTGGGAGGGGAAAGGTTGTGTTCACTCTATTGGTTATCTCTTCTCCACTGGCTTTTTTTGTAACCTACCTTGAACACTGGATACCTATAATAATAATATTAATATTGATTGGAGTAACTTTATTCGCTGCCTACCCAGTTATAATAGCATTAATTTCTGATAAAATACCTGCAAGCAATAGAGCGGGTACTTTTGGTTTTGTAAACGCTATAGGAATGGTTTTTGCATCAACAACTCCCACAGCAGTAGGTTATTTAATAGATATATTGAACTATCAGATAGCGTTTCTAACAATATCACTTATGGTTTTAGCTGCAGCATTAACTATGCTAAAAATCAACAAAAAACAAAGAAACACTTGA
- the amrS gene encoding AmmeMemoRadiSam system radical SAM enzyme, translating to MKKEAMFYEERSDGKVKCNLCNHRCVVKIGEAGLCGVRENNDGKLYTLVYNAVSSRNVDPVEKKPLYHYHPGSRVFSLGSVGCNFQCLNCQNYTIARAKPSEVYLEDMTAEKSVSIAKKNMCEGIAYTYNEPTVWYEFNYESAKKAKELGLFTVYVTNGYMTSKALKKISPYLDAANVDIKSFNGEDFYKEVSSAKFKPVLETCKEMKKQDIHLEITYLVIPGYNDTESQFKKLGDWVVDEVGDETPIHLSRFYPAHKMMDVEPTSIKKLERAHEILTDKGVKYVYLGNVRGHEYEDTLCPTCGEVLIKRDGYSVEIKGLDLYNKCENCGEDINIIR from the coding sequence ATGAAGAAAGAAGCAATGTTTTATGAAGAGAGGTCAGATGGTAAGGTGAAATGTAATTTATGTAACCATCGTTGTGTTGTTAAAATAGGTGAAGCTGGGTTGTGCGGGGTTAGAGAGAACAATGATGGTAAGCTTTATACACTGGTTTATAATGCAGTTTCTTCTAGAAATGTAGATCCTGTTGAGAAAAAACCTCTCTACCACTATCATCCTGGCAGCCGTGTATTCTCATTAGGGTCTGTTGGATGTAATTTCCAGTGCCTTAACTGCCAAAACTACACAATAGCTAGGGCAAAACCTTCAGAAGTATATCTAGAAGATATGACTGCAGAGAAATCAGTTTCTATTGCTAAAAAGAATATGTGTGAAGGAATAGCCTACACATATAACGAACCAACTGTTTGGTACGAATTCAATTATGAATCGGCTAAGAAAGCTAAAGAACTGGGTTTATTCACCGTTTACGTGACAAATGGATATATGACATCTAAGGCATTAAAGAAAATATCACCATATCTAGACGCAGCAAACGTGGATATAAAATCCTTTAACGGTGAGGATTTCTACAAAGAAGTATCTTCAGCAAAATTCAAGCCTGTCCTTGAAACCTGTAAGGAGATGAAAAAACAGGATATACACCTCGAGATAACATACCTGGTTATACCGGGATACAATGATACTGAATCCCAGTTCAAGAAACTTGGCGATTGGGTAGTTGATGAGGTTGGAGACGAAACACCCATACATTTGAGTAGGTTCTATCCAGCCCATAAAATGATGGATGTTGAGCCTACATCGATAAAAAAACTAGAGAGAGCTCATGAAATCTTGACTGATAAAGGAGTTAAATATGTATATCTTGGTAATGTAAGAGGACATGAATATGAAGATACATTATGTCCTACCTGCGGTGAGGTCTTAATAAAAAGAGATGGTTATTCGGTTGAGATAAAAGGATTGGATTTATACAACAAATGTGAGAACTGTGGAGAAGATATAAATATAATTCGATAA
- a CDS encoding CheF family chemotaxis protein codes for MGSSEKKLFEMIGGYIHPLIKGNTRRVDAKWVKGKIILTNKNLWFINKKGRKKIRLKSMKEIGGEFNLNQEVLKQGDYVGIVYKNNGERTVSLVTSRKDSDLKKFKRTLLKHFADNKIVIVKDPVKKGGVLQDDAEWKKAKTTHKNQSMHFVDEEGNILNLNLENVQNISMEFKDFKGEEKDVLVIERINDKGVSVVSYIYAPKVTLSVINNFIKESFEKNVKSEIELDQKEKEIIMALYSGISPFDIPDFIGVDVDKVEEIYERLVEINALNEIRKRREVELTTRGRNLASKVMGEE; via the coding sequence ATGGGTTCTTCTGAAAAAAAACTATTCGAAATGATCGGTGGATACATACATCCCCTAATAAAAGGAAACACACGTAGAGTAGACGCTAAATGGGTTAAAGGAAAAATAATACTAACCAACAAAAACCTCTGGTTCATAAACAAAAAAGGCCGTAAAAAAATAAGACTCAAATCAATGAAAGAGATCGGTGGAGAATTCAACCTTAACCAAGAAGTCCTTAAACAAGGAGACTACGTAGGAATCGTCTACAAAAACAATGGAGAACGAACAGTATCACTAGTAACAAGCAGAAAAGACAGTGACCTCAAAAAATTCAAGAGAACACTACTAAAACACTTCGCAGACAACAAAATCGTAATAGTAAAAGACCCAGTCAAAAAAGGCGGAGTACTACAAGACGACGCAGAATGGAAAAAAGCCAAAACAACCCACAAAAACCAATCAATGCACTTCGTAGACGAAGAAGGAAACATACTAAACCTAAACCTAGAGAACGTCCAAAACATATCAATGGAATTCAAAGACTTCAAAGGAGAAGAAAAAGACGTCCTCGTAATAGAAAGAATAAACGACAAAGGAGTATCAGTCGTATCCTACATATACGCCCCAAAAGTCACCTTAAGCGTAATAAACAACTTCATAAAAGAAAGCTTCGAAAAAAACGTCAAAAGCGAAATAGAACTCGACCAAAAAGAAAAAGAAATAATAATGGCCCTATACTCCGGAATATCACCATTCGACATACCAGACTTCATCGGAGTAGATGTAGACAAAGTAGAAGAAATATACGAAAGACTAGTAGAAATAAACGCATTAAACGAAATAAGAAAAAGAAGAGAAGTAGAACTAACAACAAGAGGACGAAACCTAGCATCAAAAGTCATGGGAGAAGAGTAA
- the cofD gene encoding 2-phospho-L-lactate transferase — protein sequence MLFLSGGTGTPKLLRGFKSLLNERDIVVVANTADDAVISGNLVCPDLDTVIYTLAGLVDDDRWWGIEDDTFHTNRFLNEIGQNEYMSIGDRDRAIHIRRTSLLKEMSLSEATQRICSSLGIEASVFPMTDDKVRTTIISGENEFKFQEWLVKYGGEPKPDKVVFNGLDVAKPSPGFEEALESIDYVVIGPSNPVTSVNPIISLKGVRDKLFGKKVVAVSPLVNKKPFSGPADRLMEAFGIDTDNYGLKEFYGGLVDCFIYDERNENPPGDGVVYDTFMQSRKDEVRVAEKIMELFREM from the coding sequence ATGTTATTTTTATCTGGAGGAACCGGAACTCCAAAGTTGTTGAGAGGGTTTAAATCGTTGTTAAATGAAAGAGATATTGTTGTTGTAGCTAATACTGCTGATGACGCGGTTATTTCTGGGAATCTTGTTTGTCCTGACCTTGATACGGTCATATATACTTTAGCTGGATTGGTTGATGATGATCGGTGGTGGGGTATAGAAGATGACACCTTTCATACGAATAGGTTTTTGAATGAAATTGGTCAAAACGAGTATATGAGTATTGGTGATAGAGATAGAGCGATTCATATAAGGAGAACCAGTTTACTAAAGGAGATGTCTTTGTCTGAGGCTACTCAGAGGATATGTAGTTCTTTAGGAATTGAAGCAAGTGTTTTTCCAATGACAGATGACAAGGTTAGAACAACTATTATATCTGGGGAGAATGAATTTAAGTTTCAAGAATGGCTTGTTAAATATGGGGGTGAACCTAAGCCAGATAAAGTCGTTTTTAATGGTTTAGATGTTGCAAAACCCTCACCTGGGTTTGAAGAAGCACTTGAATCAATAGATTATGTGGTCATTGGGCCAAGCAATCCTGTAACCAGTGTTAATCCTATAATTTCTTTGAAAGGTGTTAGAGATAAGTTGTTTGGTAAAAAAGTTGTGGCTGTTAGTCCATTGGTTAACAAAAAGCCTTTTAGCGGGCCAGCTGATAGATTGATGGAGGCGTTTGGTATAGATACGGATAATTATGGATTAAAGGAGTTTTATGGAGGATTAGTTGACTGTTTTATTTATGATGAACGTAATGAAAACCCTCCAGGAGATGGTGTTGTTTATGATACTTTTATGCAGTCTAGAAAAGATGAGGTTCGTGTTGCTGAGAAAATAATGGAATTATTTAGGGAGATGTAG
- a CDS encoding ATPase domain-containing protein produces MAEEDSEFGGFDLGEEEIKTDSQSERVPTGIKGFDELCGGGLLKERSYLVAGNAGSGKSTFAIQYLYNGVTKYDEPGILVVTEEDPKNIRKNMKSFNMDLKELEDQNKLAILDSQSTKIGLPTDEEYVEVNPFDMDSTLKKIVEIKEKIGAKRCVFDSTTSLGFISESQKQLRINFLKLSGTLSAIGLTSMLTAEVTDKEKMSRFDMEEFVTEGTIRLYYERKEGIRTRSIEIYKMRGSDHSKKLNPFEISSSGIEVHPKEEVYF; encoded by the coding sequence ATGGCTGAAGAAGATTCTGAATTTGGTGGATTTGATTTAGGGGAAGAAGAGATTAAAACAGATTCTCAGTCTGAGAGAGTTCCAACTGGTATTAAAGGTTTTGATGAACTTTGTGGTGGAGGTTTACTTAAGGAAAGAAGTTATTTAGTTGCAGGAAATGCTGGTTCAGGTAAATCAACTTTCGCAATTCAATATCTATACAATGGTGTTACGAAATATGATGAACCAGGGATATTAGTTGTGACTGAGGAAGATCCAAAAAACATTCGTAAGAATATGAAGTCATTTAATATGGATCTAAAGGAACTTGAAGACCAGAACAAATTAGCGATACTTGATTCCCAGTCAACTAAAATAGGTCTCCCTACAGATGAAGAGTACGTAGAGGTAAATCCCTTTGATATGGACTCCACATTAAAAAAAATCGTTGAGATTAAAGAAAAAATAGGAGCCAAGAGGTGTGTTTTCGATTCAACAACATCACTTGGTTTTATCTCTGAAAGCCAGAAACAACTTCGAATAAACTTCCTTAAACTTTCTGGTACATTAAGCGCTATTGGATTAACATCAATGTTAACTGCCGAGGTAACAGATAAAGAAAAGATGAGTAGATTCGATATGGAAGAATTTGTTACTGAAGGAACCATACGACTTTATTACGAAAGAAAAGAAGGAATACGAACAAGAAGCATCGAGATATATAAAATGAGAGGTTCAGACCACAGTAAAAAACTAAATCCATTTGAAATATCAAGCAGTGGGATCGAAGTACATCCCAAGGAAGAAGTCTACTTCTAA